The following are from one region of the Actinoplanes sp. L3-i22 genome:
- a CDS encoding GNAT family N-acetyltransferase, whose protein sequence is MTPLFAEPRRAVTDSPMAPRLAGPTDLPAIVDLIDEASSWLATKGTDQWARPWPSPAGRDARIRQGLRDRATWIIREGDFAAATVTVQRTGAGFLWTPEELAQPAVYVHRLIVARKYAGQGLGAALVDWASESAARSYGARCTRIDVWTTNTALHGYYKNIGFDFVRYANVPGYPSSALFERTTP, encoded by the coding sequence ATGACCCCTCTATTCGCCGAACCGCGCCGGGCGGTCACCGACTCGCCGATGGCCCCACGCCTGGCCGGTCCCACCGACCTCCCGGCGATCGTCGACCTGATCGACGAGGCGTCGAGCTGGCTCGCCACCAAGGGCACCGACCAGTGGGCCCGGCCCTGGCCGTCCCCGGCCGGGCGGGACGCCCGGATCCGCCAGGGCCTGCGGGACCGGGCGACCTGGATCATCCGGGAGGGGGACTTCGCCGCCGCCACGGTCACCGTGCAGCGGACCGGCGCCGGCTTCCTCTGGACCCCGGAGGAACTGGCGCAGCCGGCCGTGTACGTGCACCGGCTGATCGTGGCCCGCAAGTACGCCGGCCAGGGCCTCGGCGCGGCGCTGGTCGACTGGGCGAGCGAGTCGGCGGCCCGTTCCTACGGCGCCCGATGCACCCGGATCGACGTGTGGACGACCAATACCGCGCTGCACGGCTATTACAAGAACATCGGCTTCGACTTCGTTCGCTACGCCAATGTTCCGGGCTATCCGTCGAGCGCGTTGTTCGAGCGTACGACGCCCTGA
- a CDS encoding bifunctional diguanylate cyclase/phosphodiesterase, producing the protein MNVRRKLLAGYLVVACLVVATAATAWYTDMASARRAAAKEAAQVARGIGKDIALGLPVDTPGELISPLYFNPRSLANYIERLHDSQHRDVVVVDSGKYILGDAVPENVGTVFDHDTGNQIGKTIDDGESRIFVEQSDDYPAGIKQVVVPMRGRNNQILGAIILEYTPLYDGMLAAARQAQFVILGVAAIAFLLVLLVGHFLARSLTRRITSVTTAVGVVRTGDFSHRVPTGAGNDEIARLAGAFNEMAEQLDRSAREILAKEYTDSILANAGEGICGVDRDGRITFANAAAGRITGLGVAGLLQREASAVLPETAEDLVPGTREVSLQRPDGTSVRVEYTTSEIEKAGRAIGAVIVLRDVSRQRALEHDLRHQALHDGLTGLPNRKLLLDRLEHALARARATGGPLAVFYLDLDGFKRVNDSLGHNAGDLLLRTAAERLTGALRPQDTVARLGGDEFAVLLEDADPAIVERLARDILAVLARPFLIHNREALVSVSIGVVPDAAAYADADEVLRNADVAMYAAKDQGKNRFLTFETQMHEQLLNRLDQESRLRDAVHRGELRLHLQPVVGVPAGQMAGAEALVRWQDPEQGLRMPGSFIPLAEETGAIVDIDRWMLLEACRAVKQWQDDDPATAPAWVSVNLSAAHLEVPDLTDQVAYALTATGLPANCLVLELTETILMRDLAVTSVRLEELRALGVKIAIDDFGTGYSSLGYLRDIPVDVLKIDRSFIDGMAGNGRQQELVNAVIQLGHTLGLRVVAEGIEDASQLDLLTVMGCKFAQGYHLGRPEPAEDLHNRLTIAADLIAAGPGTPETR; encoded by the coding sequence ATGAACGTTCGCCGTAAGTTGCTGGCCGGCTACCTGGTGGTGGCGTGCCTCGTCGTGGCCACCGCGGCCACCGCCTGGTACACCGACATGGCCTCGGCCCGGCGGGCCGCCGCCAAGGAGGCCGCCCAGGTGGCCCGGGGCATCGGCAAGGACATCGCGCTCGGGCTGCCGGTCGACACGCCCGGCGAGCTGATCTCCCCGCTGTACTTCAACCCGAGGTCGCTGGCGAACTACATCGAGCGCCTGCACGACAGTCAGCACCGGGACGTCGTCGTGGTGGACTCCGGCAAGTACATCCTCGGCGACGCGGTGCCGGAGAATGTCGGCACGGTCTTCGACCACGACACCGGCAACCAGATCGGCAAGACCATCGACGACGGCGAGTCCCGGATCTTCGTCGAGCAGAGCGACGACTACCCGGCCGGCATCAAGCAGGTCGTGGTGCCGATGCGGGGACGCAACAACCAGATCCTCGGCGCGATCATCCTCGAGTACACCCCGCTGTACGACGGGATGCTGGCCGCCGCCCGGCAGGCCCAGTTCGTCATCCTCGGGGTCGCCGCGATCGCCTTCCTGCTGGTCCTGCTGGTCGGTCACTTCCTGGCCCGCTCGCTGACCCGGCGGATCACCTCGGTGACCACCGCGGTCGGCGTGGTCCGGACCGGCGACTTCTCGCACCGGGTGCCGACCGGGGCCGGCAACGACGAGATCGCCCGGCTGGCCGGGGCCTTCAACGAGATGGCCGAGCAGCTCGACCGGTCCGCCCGGGAGATCCTGGCCAAGGAGTACACCGACAGCATCCTGGCCAACGCCGGCGAGGGCATCTGCGGCGTGGACCGCGACGGCCGGATCACCTTCGCGAACGCGGCCGCCGGGCGGATCACCGGCCTCGGCGTGGCCGGGCTGCTCCAGCGGGAGGCCTCGGCGGTGCTGCCGGAGACCGCCGAGGACCTGGTCCCGGGCACCCGCGAGGTGTCCCTGCAACGGCCGGACGGCACCAGCGTCCGGGTCGAGTACACGACCAGCGAGATCGAGAAGGCCGGCCGCGCGATCGGCGCGGTGATCGTGCTCCGGGACGTCAGCCGGCAGCGCGCGCTCGAACACGACCTGCGGCACCAGGCCCTGCACGACGGGCTGACCGGCCTGCCCAACCGCAAGCTGCTGCTGGACCGGCTGGAGCACGCGCTCGCCCGGGCCCGGGCCACCGGCGGCCCGCTCGCGGTGTTCTACCTCGACCTGGACGGCTTCAAGCGGGTCAACGACAGCCTCGGGCACAACGCCGGCGACCTGCTGCTGCGGACCGCGGCCGAACGGCTGACCGGGGCGCTGCGCCCGCAGGACACCGTGGCCCGGCTCGGCGGCGACGAGTTCGCGGTCCTGCTGGAGGACGCCGACCCGGCGATCGTCGAGCGGCTGGCCCGGGACATCCTGGCGGTCCTGGCCCGGCCGTTCCTGATCCACAACCGGGAGGCGCTGGTCTCGGTGAGCATCGGCGTGGTGCCCGACGCGGCCGCCTACGCCGACGCCGACGAGGTGCTGCGCAACGCCGACGTGGCCATGTACGCGGCCAAGGACCAGGGCAAGAACCGCTTCCTGACCTTCGAGACCCAGATGCACGAGCAGCTGCTGAACCGGCTGGACCAGGAGTCCCGCCTGCGCGACGCGGTGCACCGGGGCGAGCTGCGGCTGCACCTGCAACCGGTGGTCGGCGTCCCGGCCGGGCAGATGGCCGGGGCCGAGGCGCTGGTCCGCTGGCAGGACCCGGAGCAGGGGCTACGGATGCCCGGCTCGTTCATCCCGCTGGCCGAGGAGACCGGCGCGATCGTCGACATCGACCGCTGGATGCTGCTGGAGGCGTGCCGCGCGGTCAAGCAGTGGCAGGACGACGACCCGGCGACCGCGCCGGCCTGGGTCAGCGTCAACCTCTCCGCCGCGCACCTGGAGGTGCCGGACCTGACCGACCAGGTGGCCTACGCCCTGACGGCCACCGGGCTCCCGGCGAACTGCCTGGTCCTGGAGCTGACCGAGACGATCCTGATGCGCGACCTGGCGGTGACCTCGGTCCGGCTGGAGGAACTGCGCGCGCTCGGCGTGAAGATCGCCATCGACGACTTCGGCACCGGCTACTCGTCCCTGGGCTACCTGCGGGACATCCCGGTGGACGTGCTCAAGATCGACCGCTCGTTCATCGACGGGATGGCCGGCAACGGCCGCCAGCAGGAGCTGGTCAACGCGGTGATCCAGCTCGGCCACACGCTCGGGCTGCGGGTCGTCGCCGAGGGCATCGAGGACGCGTCCCAGCTGGACCTGCTGACCGTGATGGGCTGCAAGTTCGCCCAGGGTTACCACCTGGGCCGCCCGGAGCCCGCCGAGGATCTGCACAACCGGCTCACCATCGCGGCCGACCTCATCGCCGCCGGCCCCGGGACACCTGAAACGCGATGA
- a CDS encoding sulfite exporter TauE/SafE family protein, producing MDLTMALAGLGVGIIVGLTGMGGGALMTPILVLFFHVNPVAAIGSDLAASAVMKPFGGAVHARRGTVNWKLVGWLCAGSVPSAFLGVLLLRLLGDDASVQHTVKLALGVALLLAVGGMLLKAWISRRDADGPPVEIVVKPLPTLLIGIMGGLVVGLTSVGSGSLIIVALLAVYPKLRANDLVGTDLVQAIPLVTAAALGHALFGDLHLDIAGAVVLGSIPGVLIGSRISSRAPGGLVRSALIIVLLASSLKLFDVDTTVVGVVTGAAVLVAIGLGVTKPFRPAGKTERESVPV from the coding sequence ATGGACCTGACCATGGCGCTCGCGGGACTCGGCGTCGGCATCATCGTCGGCCTGACCGGCATGGGCGGCGGCGCCCTGATGACCCCGATCCTGGTGCTCTTCTTCCACGTCAACCCGGTCGCCGCGATCGGCAGCGACCTGGCCGCGAGCGCGGTGATGAAGCCGTTCGGCGGCGCCGTGCACGCCCGCCGCGGCACGGTCAACTGGAAGCTGGTCGGCTGGCTCTGCGCCGGCAGCGTGCCCAGCGCGTTCCTCGGGGTCCTGCTGCTGCGCCTGCTCGGTGACGACGCGAGCGTCCAGCACACCGTCAAGCTCGCGCTGGGCGTGGCCCTGCTGCTGGCGGTCGGCGGCATGCTCCTCAAGGCGTGGATCAGCCGGCGCGACGCCGACGGGCCGCCGGTCGAGATCGTCGTCAAGCCGCTGCCGACGCTGCTGATCGGGATCATGGGCGGCCTGGTGGTCGGGCTCACCTCGGTCGGCTCCGGCTCACTGATCATCGTGGCGCTGCTCGCGGTCTACCCGAAGCTGCGCGCCAACGACCTGGTCGGCACCGATCTCGTGCAGGCCATCCCGCTGGTCACCGCGGCCGCCCTGGGGCACGCGCTCTTCGGCGACCTGCACCTGGACATCGCCGGCGCGGTGGTGCTCGGCTCGATCCCCGGCGTGCTGATCGGCTCCCGGATCTCCTCGCGCGCCCCCGGCGGCCTGGTCCGGTCCGCGCTGATCATCGTGTTGCTGGCCAGCTCGCTGAAGCTGTTCGACGTCGACACCACGGTGGTCGGCGTGGTGACCGGCGCCGCGGTGCTGGTGGCGATCGGGCTCGGCGTGACCAAGCCGTTCCGGCCGGCCGGGAAGACCGAGCGGGAGTCCGTCCCGGTCTGA
- a CDS encoding DUF6292 family protein produces the protein MDDNLTPSAHPHPWLDMLRPYITDTVHGLAAAGYHVQDSWLDPRDPRDATIRLAGGTALVWDEETGWRRGRFVSGAPGRRTELDGVEWLAGGLVPDPRGVAHLGGHARAPRYRGWRDVRDGLDDHLRR, from the coding sequence ATGGATGACAACCTCACCCCGAGCGCGCACCCACATCCGTGGCTGGACATGCTGCGGCCCTACATCACCGACACGGTGCACGGGCTGGCCGCCGCCGGATACCACGTCCAGGACAGCTGGCTGGATCCTCGTGACCCACGGGACGCGACGATCCGGCTGGCCGGCGGCACCGCGTTGGTGTGGGACGAGGAGACCGGCTGGCGGCGCGGGCGCTTCGTGAGCGGCGCCCCCGGCCGGCGCACCGAGCTCGACGGCGTCGAGTGGCTGGCCGGCGGGCTCGTCCCGGATCCGCGCGGCGTCGCACACCTCGGCGGGCACGCCCGGGCGCCGCGGTATCGCGGCTGGCGGGACGTGCGCGACGGCCTGGACGACCACCTGCGCCGGTAG
- a CDS encoding GntR family transcriptional regulator: MADPMYRQIAEELRRQIESGELEPGVKLPTELQLRELFDNASRNTVRDAIRSLLTQGLVTTRPGQGTFVAHRIEPFQITLSRDTDTGLGGGEGIAYRSAALAQQRKPEASTPEVKIQAADEVPARELRVPAGTSLICRHQVLRIDKKPWSMQTSFYPIEFAAKAPLLIQAVDIEQGTVRYVAETLGFEQVGYQDQVSARPPNSGEVSFFKLPEAGVVVIETIRTAYERSGQPIRCTVTVWPADRNRLVYNIGEVPKEIASPPPSNDPGNGAG, encoded by the coding sequence ATGGCCGACCCGATGTATCGACAGATCGCCGAGGAGCTCCGGCGGCAGATCGAGAGCGGCGAGCTCGAGCCGGGCGTCAAGCTGCCCACCGAGCTGCAACTGCGCGAGTTGTTCGACAACGCCTCCCGCAACACGGTCCGCGACGCGATCCGCTCCCTGCTCACCCAGGGCCTGGTGACCACCCGCCCGGGCCAGGGCACCTTCGTGGCGCACCGGATCGAGCCGTTCCAGATCACTCTCTCCCGCGACACCGACACCGGTCTCGGCGGCGGCGAGGGCATCGCCTACCGGTCGGCCGCCCTGGCCCAGCAGCGCAAGCCCGAGGCGAGCACGCCCGAGGTGAAGATCCAGGCCGCCGACGAGGTCCCCGCCCGGGAGCTGCGGGTCCCGGCCGGCACCTCGCTCATCTGCCGGCACCAGGTGCTGCGCATCGACAAGAAGCCGTGGTCGATGCAGACCTCGTTCTACCCGATCGAGTTCGCGGCGAAGGCTCCGCTGCTGATCCAGGCGGTCGACATCGAGCAGGGCACGGTGCGCTACGTGGCCGAGACGCTCGGCTTCGAACAGGTCGGCTATCAGGACCAGGTGAGCGCCCGCCCGCCGAACTCGGGCGAGGTCTCCTTCTTCAAGCTGCCGGAGGCCGGCGTCGTGGTGATCGAGACGATCCGGACCGCGTACGAACGGTCGGGCCAGCCGATCCGCTGCACGGTCACGGTCTGGCCCGCCGACCGGAACCGTCTGGTCTACAACATCGGTGAGGTGCCGAAGGAAATCGCGTCCCCGCCGCCGTCGAACGATCCCGGAAACGGCGCCGGCTGA
- a CDS encoding diguanylate cyclase domain-containing protein — translation MNVRQKLLSGYLVVALMVAATALIAWYTDQTSARRAAALEAAQVARGIGKDIAFGLPAYHVGELESPLYYSPSAMGNYLKRLHDSQHRSVVAVDYEKYIIGDADPDNVGTKYTHDRGAEVTKTIADGKSRVFVETSPDHPEGIKQVVVPMIGSAQTVLGAVIVEYTPLYQQMMNGARDAQTVLFISAAIAFVLVLLLGYLLASSVTRRISKLTAAAGVIRTGDYTHRLPAGGADEIARLAVAFNAMAEQLDKSAREILAKEYTDSILANAGEGICGLDAGGRIAFANAAAGRITGLGVAGLLQRDASVLLPAGLEPTPGTTEGRLQRPDHSTVRIEYTISEIDKAGHRLGAVIVLRDVSRQRALEFDLRHQALHDALTGLPNRKLLISRLEEAHACARSGGEALAVLYLDLDGFKRVNDSLGHDAGDLLLQSAAQRLTGALRPQDTVARLGGDEFAVLIVGARPDDVELLAQTCVDALSRPFVLNSREGLVSVSVGVVPDASRYARFDEVLRNADLAMYAAKDQGKNRWLRFEDRMHERLRNRPELIGAAVIRPGAHLPAAVADLHQDERSP, via the coding sequence ATGAACGTACGGCAGAAGCTCTTGAGCGGGTACCTGGTGGTGGCGCTCATGGTCGCGGCGACCGCGCTCATCGCCTGGTACACCGACCAGACCTCGGCCCGCCGCGCCGCCGCCCTGGAGGCCGCCCAGGTGGCCCGGGGGATCGGCAAGGACATCGCGTTCGGCCTGCCCGCCTACCACGTCGGCGAGCTGGAGTCCCCGCTCTACTACAGCCCCAGCGCGATGGGGAACTACCTCAAGCGGCTGCACGACTCGCAGCACCGCAGCGTGGTGGCGGTCGACTACGAGAAGTACATCATCGGCGACGCCGACCCGGACAACGTCGGCACGAAGTACACCCACGACCGGGGCGCCGAGGTCACCAAGACGATCGCGGACGGGAAGTCGCGGGTCTTCGTCGAGACCAGCCCGGACCACCCGGAGGGCATCAAGCAGGTCGTGGTGCCGATGATCGGCAGCGCGCAGACCGTGCTCGGCGCGGTCATCGTCGAGTACACCCCGCTGTACCAGCAGATGATGAACGGCGCCCGGGACGCGCAGACCGTCCTGTTCATCAGCGCGGCGATCGCGTTCGTGCTGGTCCTGCTGCTCGGCTACCTGCTGGCCAGCTCGGTGACCCGGCGGATCAGCAAGCTCACCGCGGCGGCCGGGGTGATCCGCACCGGCGACTACACGCACCGGCTGCCGGCCGGCGGCGCCGACGAGATCGCCCGGCTGGCGGTGGCCTTCAACGCGATGGCCGAGCAGCTCGACAAGTCCGCCCGGGAGATCCTGGCCAAGGAGTACACCGACAGCATCCTGGCCAACGCCGGCGAGGGCATCTGCGGGCTGGACGCCGGCGGGCGGATCGCGTTCGCGAACGCGGCCGCCGGGCGGATCACCGGGCTCGGCGTGGCCGGGCTGCTCCAGCGGGACGCCTCGGTGCTGCTCCCGGCCGGTCTGGAACCGACCCCGGGGACGACCGAAGGACGCTTGCAGCGTCCGGACCATTCGACGGTACGGATCGAATACACGATCAGTGAGATCGACAAGGCCGGCCACCGGCTGGGCGCGGTGATCGTGCTCCGCGACGTCAGCCGCCAGCGCGCGCTCGAGTTCGACCTGCGGCACCAGGCCCTGCACGACGCGCTGACCGGGCTCCCCAACCGCAAGCTGCTGATCAGCCGGCTGGAGGAGGCGCACGCCTGCGCCCGCTCCGGCGGCGAGGCGCTCGCCGTGCTCTACCTCGACCTGGACGGCTTCAAGCGGGTCAACGACAGCCTCGGCCACGACGCCGGCGACCTGCTGCTGCAGTCCGCGGCCCAGCGGCTGACCGGGGCGCTGCGCCCGCAGGACACCGTGGCCCGGCTCGGCGGCGACGAGTTCGCCGTGCTGATCGTGGGCGCCCGGCCGGACGACGTGGAGCTCCTGGCCCAGACGTGCGTGGATGCGCTGTCCCGCCCGTTCGTGCTGAACAGCCGGGAGGGCCTGGTCTCGGTGAGCGTCGGCGTGGTGCCGGACGCGAGCCGCTACGCCCGCTTCGACGAGGTGCTGCGCAACGCCGACCTGGCCATGTACGCGGCCAAGGACCAGGGCAAGAACCGCTGGCTCCGGTTCGAGGACCGGATGCACGAACGGCTGCGGAACCGGCCGGAGCTGATCGGCGCCGCGGTGATCCGGCCCGGCGCTCATCTTCCGGCCGCGGTAGCCGATCTTCATCAGGATGAACGTTCGCCGTAA